The proteins below come from a single Halomonas binhaiensis genomic window:
- the manD gene encoding D-mannonate dehydratase ManD, translating into MKIEQAYTIVTSPGRNFVTLKIVTDEGIYGIGDATLNGREQAVVAYLDEHVIPALIGKDASAIEDIWQYLYRGAYWRRGPVTMSAIGAVDMALWDIKAKAANMPLYQLLGGRSRERVMTYAHCTGKDIDSCLSEVERHVALGYRAVRVQAGIPGIPTIYGVAKREGERYEPADAEIPAEHVWSSEKYLHHVPQLFAAVREHFGHDLHLLHDVHHRLTPIEAARLGKAVEPYHLFWLEDCVPAENQESLRLIREHTTTPLAIGEVFNSIHDYREMIQNQWIDYIRTPLTHGGGITHVRRIADFAALYHVRTGFHGPTDLSPVCLGAAIHFDTWVPNFGIQEHMPHEDLTDQVFPHDYRFEDGHFLVGEAPGHGVDIDEEAAAKFPYKRASLPVNRLEDGTLWHW; encoded by the coding sequence ATGAAGATCGAGCAGGCCTACACCATCGTCACTTCGCCTGGGCGCAATTTCGTGACGCTCAAGATTGTCACTGACGAGGGGATCTACGGTATTGGTGATGCAACGCTTAATGGCCGTGAACAGGCGGTGGTCGCTTATCTTGACGAGCATGTGATTCCTGCCTTGATCGGCAAGGATGCCAGTGCCATCGAGGACATCTGGCAATACCTGTACCGCGGTGCCTACTGGCGGCGCGGCCCGGTCACGATGTCGGCCATCGGTGCTGTCGACATGGCGCTGTGGGACATCAAGGCCAAGGCCGCGAACATGCCGCTATACCAGCTTCTGGGCGGTAGAAGTCGCGAGCGTGTCATGACCTATGCCCACTGTACCGGCAAGGATATCGATAGCTGCTTGAGCGAAGTCGAACGCCATGTTGCGCTGGGCTACCGTGCGGTACGTGTACAGGCTGGCATCCCCGGTATTCCGACGATCTATGGGGTCGCCAAGCGTGAAGGCGAGCGCTATGAGCCGGCGGATGCTGAAATCCCGGCAGAACATGTGTGGAGCAGCGAGAAATATCTCCATCATGTGCCGCAGCTGTTTGCCGCCGTGCGTGAGCATTTTGGCCATGATCTGCACCTGCTGCACGATGTCCATCACCGCTTGACGCCCATTGAAGCCGCTCGCCTGGGCAAGGCAGTCGAGCCTTACCACCTGTTCTGGCTGGAAGACTGCGTACCTGCAGAGAACCAGGAAAGCCTGCGTCTGATTCGCGAGCACACCACTACGCCGCTGGCGATTGGCGAAGTGTTCAACTCGATACACGATTACCGAGAGATGATCCAGAACCAGTGGATCGACTATATCCGTACACCGCTGACGCACGGCGGCGGCATCACGCATGTGCGCCGCATTGCTGACTTTGCGGCGCTCTACCACGTCCGCACTGGCTTCCATGGGCCCACTGACCTGTCTCCGGTATGCCTGGGGGCCGCGATTCATTTCGATACCTGGGTGCCCAATTTCGGCATTCAGGAGCATATGCCGCATGAAGACCTGACCGATCAGGTCTTCCCGCATGACTATCGCTTCGAGGACGGCCACTTCCTGGTCGGCGAGGCTCCCGGGCATGGCGTCGATATCGATGAAGAGGCCGCGGCGAAGTTCCCATATAAGCGCGCGAGTCTACCCGTCAACCGTCTGGAGGACGGCACGCTCTGGCACTGGTAG